A DNA window from Anastrepha ludens isolate Willacy chromosome 6, idAnaLude1.1, whole genome shotgun sequence contains the following coding sequences:
- the LOC128866320 gene encoding uncharacterized protein LOC128866320: METAYDEMGSYSLMSIDERLIDLVRSHKILYNKHCLGYRGAEQKQEAWFEISAQLGIAAEDCSKRWKSLRERYSRVLKQVDTLSESKVNATVNWPLFSSLSFLRSYVKQRTSRRSLNDNKDSSFIARRPKRFKQISAESNELPDSYNPLNELRRDKMEMPIEIEAIQSLAPKVEEKVVIKKESDAVLSFGQTVAAIISEMSEAKQAKAMRILFDALITIKTEPEET; the protein is encoded by the exons ATGGAAACCGCATATGACGAAATGGGTTCATACTCATT AATGTCAATCGACGAGAGGCTAATCGACCTAGTACGTAGCCATAAAATACTTTACAACAAACACTGTTTAGGATATAGGGGTGCTGAACAAAAGCAGGAAGCATGGTTTGAAATTAGTGCGCAACTGGGAATTGCcg CTGAAGACTGCTCCAAAAGATGGAAGAGTTTACGAGAACGTTATTCCAGAGTACTCAAGCAGGTAGACACGCTGTCCGAAAGCAAAGTGAATGCTACTGTAAATTGGCCGTTGTTTAGTTCACTTTCCTTTCTCAGGAGTTATGTAAAACAAAGAAC CTCTCGCCGCTCATTGAACGATAACAAAGATTCCAGTTTCATAGCGAGACGCCCGAAAAGGTTCAAACAAATAAGTGCGGAGAGTAATGAACTTCCCGACTCATACAATCCCTTAAATGAACTTCGCAGGGACAAAATGGAAATGCCAATAGAGATCGAGGCTATTCAATCGCTTGCTccaaaagtggaagaaaaagtaGTGATAAAAAAAGAAAGTGATGCTGTGCTTTCCTTTGGACAAACAGTTGCTGCAATCATATCAGAAATGAGCGAAGCGAAACAAGCAAAAGCGATGCGCATCTTATTCGATGCTTTAATAACAATTAAAACAGAACCcgaagaaacttaa